From the Solanum lycopersicum chromosome 10, SLM_r2.1 genome, one window contains:
- the LOC101247869 gene encoding protein RAE1 yields MSLFGSGATAAANTNPNKSVEVQQPPSDSVSSLCFSPKANLLVASSWDNQVRCWEVMGSGTNVGAVPKASISHEQPVLCSTWKDDGTTVFSGGCDKQVKMWPLSGSQPVTVGMHDAPVKELAWIPEMSLLVTGSWDKTLRYWDLRQPNPAHVQQLPERCYALTVKHPLMVAATADRNLIVFNLQNPQTEFKRIVSPLKYQTRCLAAFPDKQGFLVGSIEGRVGVHHLDDAQQSKNFTFKCHREGNEIYSVNSLNFHPTHGTFATAGSDGSFNFWDKDSKQRLKAMSRCSQPIPCSAFNNDGSIYAYAVCYDWSKGAENHNPSTAKTNIYLHFPQDSEVKGKPRIGTSGRK; encoded by the exons ATGTCGCTATTCGGTTCCGGTGCCACTGCTGCTGCAAACACAAATCCCAATAAGTCTGTCGAG GTTCAACAACCTCCTTCTGATTCTGTATCAAGTCTCTGCTTCAGTCCCAAGGCTAATCTTCTCGTTGCTAGTTCATGGGATAATCAG GTGCGATGTTGGGAAGTGATGGGAAGTGGAACCAATGTTGGAGCTGTACCCAAGGCCTCTATATCACATGAACAGCCG GTTTTATGCTCAACTTGGAAGGATGATGGGACAACTGTCTTCTCTGGAGGTTGTGACAAGCAAGTGAAAATGTGGCCGCTATCTGGTAGTCAACCTGTAACAGTAGGCATGCATGACGCTCCTGTCAAGGAATTGGCTTGGATCCCAGAGATGAGTCTCTTGGTCACAGGAAGTTGGGATAAGACTCTGAG GTACTGGGATTTGAGACAACCAAATCCAGCACATGTCCAGCAACTTCCTGAGCGCTGCTATGCACTTACAGTGAAACATCCTCTGATGGTTGCTGCCACAGCTGATAGAAATCTTATAGTTTTCAATTTGCAGAATCCTCAG ACTGAATTCAAGAGAATTGTCTCACCCTTAAAGTATCAAACTCGGTGTTTAGCTGCCTTCCCTGATAAACAAGGTTTCTTG GTTGGCTCTATTGAAGGACGGGTTGGTGTTCATCATCTTGATGATGCTCAACAAAGTAAAAACTTCACATTCAAATGCCACAGGGAAGGCAACGAAATTTACTCagtcaactctctgaacttccaTCCT ACACATGGAACATTTGCAACTGCGGGATCTGATGGTTCCTTCAATTTTTGGGATAAAGATAGCAAACAGAGGCTCAAG GCAATGTCAAGATGCAGCCAGCCCATACCTTGCAGCGCGTTCAACAATGATGGCTCAATCTACGCATATGCG GTTTGTTATGATTGGAGCAAGGGTGCAGAAAATCATAATCCATCAACTGCAAAAACAAACATTTACTTGCATTTCCCACAG GATTCTGAGGTTAAAGGCAAGCCACGAATTGGAACTAGCGGTAGAAAGTGA
- the LOC138338814 gene encoding uncharacterized protein — MAKKDTKSRLIRWVLLLQEFDFDVKDIKGIENQIVDHLSRLKDEAIRELGEKSKIDDTFPDEHVLSASHDLITWSCADGLIRRYVPEVEMLSVLEACHSSPNGGHHNGIRTAYKILQCSYYWTTIHQDAHEFSKECDRCQRDGALANNEGKSITAFLKKNMFSRFGTPRAIISDGGSHFCNKLFKGLLEKYGVCHNVATPYHPQTSGQVEVSNREIKQILAKMVNASRTDWSKRLDDAL, encoded by the exons atggcaaagaaggatacGAAATCGAGGTTGATTAGATGGGTATTACTATTGCAAGAGTTTGACTTTGACGTGAAAGATATAAAAGGGATCGAAAATCAAATTGTCGATCACCTGTCCAGATTAAAGGATGAAGCTATACGAGAGTTGGGTGAAAAGTctaaaattgatgatactttccctgatgagcatgtTTTGTCCGCTTCTCATGACTTGATtacatg gagttgtgccgatgggcttattcggcgttatGTGCCGGAAGtagagatgttgagtgttttggaggcatgccactCCTCACCTAATGGTGGGCATCATAATGGTATCCGAACTGCCTATAAAATCTTGCAATGTAGCTACTATTGGAcaaccatccaccaagatgctcatgagttctcCAAGGAATGTGATAGGTGCCAAAGAGATGGAG CACTTGCAAATAATGAAGGAAAGAGTATCaccgcattcttgaaaaagaacatgttttccagatttggcaccccaagagccattattagtgatgggggatcccacttttgcaacaagttgttcaaagggttattggagaaatatggggtttgCCACAacgtggccactccttaccatcctcagactagtgggcaagttgaagtgtcaaacAGAGAAATTAAGCAGATTCTGGCGAAAATGGTGAATGcgagtagaacggattggtcaaagaggcttgatgatgctctttga